A stretch of Candidatus Bathyarchaeota archaeon DNA encodes these proteins:
- a CDS encoding 30S ribosomal protein S26e, whose product MPKKRKSSGRSKGGKGRSELVQCTNCGMLIPRDKAKRVTSRYSLVDPVLARELRASGAYIARQATVKYYCVSCAVHFGVAKVRSREERRKFS is encoded by the coding sequence ATGCCAAAGAAAAGAAAATCCAGCGGTAGGAGCAAAGGCGGGAAGGGACGGAGTGAACTCGTACAGTGTACAAACTGTGGGATGCTCATTCCGAGGGACAAGGCCAAGAGGGTTACAAGCAGATACTCCCTAGTCGATCCTGTGCTGGCCAGAGAGCTCAGAGCCAGCGGCGCATACATTGCGAGACAGGCGACTGTAAAGTATTACTGCGTCTCATGCGCAGTGCATTTCGGTGTTGCGAAGGTCAGGTCTAGGGAGGAGAGGCGAAAGTTCTCTTAG
- the proS gene encoding proline--tRNA ligase, which produces MGVKDIGITVKKSENFSEWYIQVVTKAELADYSAVKGFMVLMPYGYSIWEKIQEFVDKKIKETGHRNAYFPSLIPESLLRKEAEHFSGFTPEVFWVTHTGDNKLGERLAARPTSETIAYYSYAKWIKSWRDLPLLLNFWNSVLRAEITSTKPFIRTSEFLWQEGHTVHETKEDADKEVIMILNLYRELIEDLLAIPVVTGMKTEREKFLGALYTTTLEAIMGDGKALQMGTSHNLGQNFSKPFEIKYLGRDGLEHYAWQTSWGVSWRLIGAVVMVHGDDKGLVLPPRIAPIQVVIVPIFFSNEERNLVDIKARAVQKELIEGDISVHYDDRTQFTPGWKFNEWEMKGVPLRIEIGPREVRDNRVIAVRRDTGLKISLEATNLVTDVRDILDSVQKNLFSRAKKFLEEYTVRVDDYSVLKRVLDERGGFIKACWCSSQECEDKIKVETGATIRVIPFNQEPVWSGCIYCGKAADKVVYFARAY; this is translated from the coding sequence ATGGGTGTTAAAGATATCGGCATAACCGTGAAGAAATCTGAAAATTTCTCAGAATGGTATATTCAAGTTGTTACCAAGGCCGAGCTCGCAGACTACTCTGCTGTGAAGGGCTTCATGGTCCTGATGCCCTACGGTTACTCAATCTGGGAGAAAATTCAAGAATTTGTCGACAAGAAAATAAAGGAGACTGGTCACAGGAACGCCTATTTCCCAAGCTTAATTCCTGAAAGTCTTCTGAGGAAGGAGGCTGAACACTTCTCAGGCTTCACACCGGAAGTGTTCTGGGTAACCCACACCGGAGACAACAAACTCGGCGAGAGACTTGCAGCTAGGCCAACATCAGAAACAATAGCATATTATTCATATGCCAAATGGATAAAAAGTTGGAGAGACCTACCTCTACTCCTCAACTTCTGGAACTCAGTGTTGAGGGCTGAAATAACATCAACTAAACCATTCATAAGGACAAGTGAATTCCTATGGCAGGAAGGTCACACGGTCCATGAGACTAAAGAAGACGCCGATAAAGAGGTTATTATGATCCTTAACCTTTATCGTGAACTTATAGAAGACCTTCTTGCAATTCCAGTCGTAACGGGGATGAAGACTGAGAGGGAGAAATTTCTCGGAGCCCTATACACTACGACTCTCGAAGCCATCATGGGTGATGGTAAAGCCTTACAGATGGGAACATCACATAACCTAGGCCAGAATTTCTCAAAACCATTTGAGATAAAGTATCTTGGAAGAGACGGGCTCGAACATTATGCTTGGCAGACATCATGGGGGGTATCTTGGCGGCTGATAGGAGCTGTGGTTATGGTTCACGGTGACGATAAAGGCTTGGTCCTCCCACCTAGAATCGCACCTATCCAAGTTGTGATCGTCCCCATCTTCTTCAGCAACGAAGAAAGAAATTTAGTCGACATCAAGGCTAGAGCGGTACAGAAGGAACTTATTGAAGGCGATATATCAGTCCATTATGACGACAGAACACAATTCACACCAGGATGGAAGTTTAATGAGTGGGAGATGAAAGGCGTACCCTTAAGGATCGAGATAGGACCCAGAGAGGTCAGGGATAATAGGGTTATTGCTGTGAGGAGAGATACAGGGTTGAAGATCAGTTTAGAGGCAACGAATCTCGTCACGGATGTAAGGGACATTTTAGACTCGGTCCAAAAGAATCTCTTCAGCAGGGCCAAAAAGTTTCTGGAAGAATACACCGTTAGAGTAGATGATTACTCAGTTCTCAAGAGAGTTCTCGATGAGAGGGGTGGATTCATCAAGGCCTGCTGGTGTTCAAGCCAGGAATGTGAGGATAAGATTAAGGTTGAGACAGGTGCGACCATAAGAGTGATACCTTTCAACCAAGAACCTGTATGGTCAGGCTGCATCTACTGCGGAAAGGCTGCTGACAAAGTTGTTTACTTTGCGAGGGCATATTGA
- a CDS encoding AAA family ATPase, whose translation MSKVERVPSGIPGLDDMLYGGIPKGRVVLVVGGPGTGKTIFCAQFLVSGIMEHDEPGLFISLDESRHHIIREMASFGWDIPELERRNMWAFTDISPTRHLGGDVKSEKLAIGKRDFSLEAAMEEIRRSAKAISAKRIAVDPITSFIFQYPDIIQRRSVILELIEALTLTGATTVITTELRMTGLERSVQLEEYLAHGVIILQTLQIGKSATRVIQIEKMRETPIDTQMRPYRITENGLEVYSRESVF comes from the coding sequence ATGTCCAAGGTTGAGAGGGTACCTAGCGGTATACCTGGCCTTGACGATATGCTCTATGGTGGAATACCTAAGGGTCGTGTCGTCCTCGTCGTTGGTGGGCCTGGAACGGGGAAGACGATATTCTGCGCACAGTTCCTTGTCAGCGGAATCATGGAGCATGATGAGCCTGGATTATTCATCAGCCTAGATGAGAGTAGACACCATATAATCAGGGAGATGGCTTCTTTCGGCTGGGATATTCCGGAGCTTGAGAGGAGGAATATGTGGGCCTTCACAGATATCTCTCCGACGAGGCATCTTGGAGGTGACGTCAAGAGTGAGAAGTTGGCTATAGGGAAGAGAGATTTCTCGTTGGAGGCGGCTATGGAGGAGATTAGGAGAAGTGCGAAGGCTATCTCAGCGAAGAGAATCGCTGTAGATCCTATAACTTCTTTCATCTTTCAGTATCCAGACATTATTCAGAGGAGGTCTGTGATCTTGGAGCTCATAGAGGCTCTCACACTCACCGGAGCAACCACCGTGATAACTACCGAGCTCAGGATGACTGGGCTTGAGAGGAGTGTACAGCTTGAAGAGTATCTGGCTCATGGGGTGATCATTCTCCAGACCCTACAGATTGGAAAGTCTGCTACTAGGGTTATTCAGATTGAGAAGATGAGGGAGACACCTATAGATACGCAGATGAGGCCTTACAGGATAACAGAGAATGGGCTTGAAGTATACTCTAGGGAGAGCGTATTCTAG
- a CDS encoding DNA helicase UvrD, with product MNLIEIERFAQVKGLSVVGCGDFTHPLWIREIKKILEPIGDAGLYKISSNEPKVAFMISGEVCTIFESMGKIKKIHHIILSPSIEVADQISDRLVKFGDLTVDGRPILKMTAAELVEEVLETSIENMIFPAHAWTPWFSIFGANSGFDSVEECYGDKADKIHAIETGLSSDPKMNWRVSKLDRYTLVSNSDSHSAWPWRMGREANVFDLQRLNYREIVDAIRSRDSERFKFTIETDPAYGKYHWTGHRECGISMPPSQAILHNNICPKCKRPMAKGVEQRVEELADRPPDYRPAGVPDYVYLLPLSEIIASVIGVDQPSNPKVWNIYNDLVSRFGDEYTILLDVSKEALIEAAGHEISDAILAVRSNRVRVIPGYDGVYGRIEFQTQMDNRNFGKGASEKKIGLDQFI from the coding sequence ATGAATCTTATTGAGATAGAGAGGTTTGCGCAAGTCAAGGGCTTGTCAGTAGTCGGTTGTGGAGACTTCACACACCCCCTCTGGATTAGAGAGATTAAGAAGATTCTGGAGCCTATTGGAGATGCAGGATTATACAAGATATCTTCCAATGAACCCAAGGTAGCATTCATGATATCTGGTGAAGTATGCACCATCTTTGAGTCGATGGGTAAGATAAAGAAGATTCATCACATCATATTATCACCTTCAATAGAGGTTGCGGATCAGATATCAGATAGACTTGTTAAGTTTGGAGACCTTACAGTCGATGGCAGACCGATCCTGAAGATGACTGCAGCTGAATTGGTTGAGGAGGTCTTAGAGACATCTATTGAGAACATGATCTTTCCAGCACATGCATGGACCCCGTGGTTCAGCATCTTCGGCGCTAACTCTGGATTTGACAGTGTTGAGGAATGCTACGGCGACAAGGCCGACAAAATCCACGCCATCGAAACTGGCCTCTCCTCAGATCCAAAGATGAATTGGAGGGTGAGTAAACTCGACCGTTACACCCTAGTATCAAACTCTGACAGCCATTCGGCATGGCCTTGGAGGATGGGGCGGGAAGCAAATGTCTTCGATCTTCAAAGACTCAATTACAGGGAGATAGTAGATGCAATCAGGAGTAGAGATAGTGAAAGATTCAAGTTTACAATTGAGACCGACCCGGCCTATGGAAAGTACCATTGGACTGGACATAGGGAGTGTGGGATTTCTATGCCTCCCAGCCAAGCTATCTTGCATAATAATATCTGTCCTAAATGCAAGAGACCGATGGCGAAGGGTGTTGAACAGAGGGTTGAGGAGCTTGCCGATAGGCCTCCAGATTATCGACCTGCAGGCGTTCCAGACTATGTCTACCTTCTACCTCTATCTGAGATAATAGCCTCCGTCATAGGTGTAGACCAGCCTTCAAACCCTAAGGTCTGGAACATATACAATGATCTTGTAAGCAGGTTTGGAGATGAATACACTATCCTCTTAGATGTTTCAAAGGAGGCTTTGATCGAAGCTGCCGGCCATGAAATAAGCGACGCAATATTGGCCGTTAGAAGTAATAGGGTTAGGGTGATCCCGGGATATGACGGTGTATATGGCAGGATAGAGTTTCAAACTCAGATGGATAATAGAAATTTTGGGAAGGGCGCATCTGAGAAAAAGATCGGTTTAGACCAGTTCATTTAG
- a CDS encoding threonine--tRNA ligase: MKVLLIHADRFEFEVKSKAIEDAEVIGEGDRRGFMDEVLVVFCTVEKMDERNIEGVVVRAAGEIASVASNLKVKNIIIYPYAHLSSSLGSPEASIPILRGIADALSSNGFNVRRSPFGYYKSFKIECKGHPLAELSRTITVEEAGKAQPVETKYMVLNIDGELIEPELYMSYPDSEFKTLVEKEALRRGLLGGEPKYLEYCRKFGVEWEPYSDVGHMRYGPEGDLLFELIGEYAWLQARSLGIPVLRVRGTNMFDLSIRPVREHAKLFGDRLYEINLDGKSFVLRYAACHQQFSMVKDWYLSYRHLPFGTFEVADSYRLEQSGELLLCFRVRKLHMPDLHIYCKDLEESKEMARRVHERIYSEIRKLGREYVSIYNTTRTFFEENRSLFMDLLRVEGKPILLNFVPEDLYYWVLNVEYTIIDDLNRPREIATFQIDIGNAKRFNITYVDRDGQKKYPPIIHTALIGTVERYLFTVLDCAAKAERMGGKPQLPLWLSPIQVRIVPVTMNQLEYAKELSARLAGNGVRVDVDDRDETLQKRIREAEVEWIPYIVVLGEREVGGETFPVRVRGASIKNMTLKDLVSEIKSKIEGYPTLPSPLPPMFSQRPTYHRT; the protein is encoded by the coding sequence TTGAAGGTTCTTCTCATACATGCTGACCGTTTCGAGTTTGAGGTAAAGAGTAAGGCTATAGAGGATGCTGAAGTGATCGGTGAGGGGGATAGGAGGGGATTCATGGATGAGGTTCTTGTTGTGTTCTGCACCGTAGAGAAGATGGATGAGCGGAATATTGAGGGTGTGGTTGTAAGGGCGGCGGGTGAGATAGCCAGTGTCGCCTCAAACCTGAAAGTAAAGAACATAATAATATATCCTTACGCGCATCTATCCAGCAGTCTGGGGTCTCCAGAAGCATCTATCCCGATTCTTAGGGGGATCGCTGACGCTCTTTCTTCAAACGGATTCAATGTGAGACGTAGCCCGTTCGGATATTATAAGAGTTTCAAAATCGAATGTAAAGGTCATCCACTCGCCGAATTGTCTAGGACGATAACGGTCGAGGAGGCTGGGAAGGCTCAGCCTGTCGAGACAAAGTATATGGTTTTGAATATTGATGGGGAGCTTATTGAGCCTGAACTGTACATGTCATATCCTGACTCAGAGTTCAAGACTCTTGTTGAGAAGGAGGCTTTGAGGAGGGGTCTATTGGGTGGTGAGCCGAAGTATCTGGAGTACTGTAGGAAGTTTGGGGTTGAGTGGGAGCCATACTCGGATGTTGGGCATATGAGGTATGGGCCTGAAGGGGACCTGCTTTTCGAGCTAATAGGCGAGTATGCTTGGCTTCAGGCAAGGTCGCTGGGTATACCTGTGCTCCGAGTCAGGGGGACCAATATGTTCGACCTCTCGATTCGACCTGTCAGGGAGCACGCTAAACTCTTCGGGGATAGGCTGTACGAGATAAATCTTGATGGGAAGAGTTTTGTTCTAAGATATGCGGCATGCCACCAGCAGTTTTCAATGGTCAAGGACTGGTACCTCAGCTATAGGCATCTGCCTTTCGGCACCTTCGAGGTCGCTGACAGTTACAGGCTTGAGCAGAGCGGGGAGCTCCTTTTATGTTTCAGGGTCAGGAAACTCCACATGCCAGACTTACACATCTACTGTAAGGACTTGGAAGAATCTAAGGAGATGGCTAGGAGGGTCCATGAAAGGATCTATAGTGAGATAAGGAAGCTTGGGAGGGAGTATGTCTCAATATACAATACGACCAGAACTTTTTTCGAAGAGAATAGGAGCCTCTTCATGGATCTACTGAGGGTTGAGGGTAAACCTATTCTACTGAACTTCGTACCTGAGGACCTATACTACTGGGTTCTGAATGTTGAATACACCATAATAGACGATTTGAATAGGCCACGTGAGATAGCGACATTCCAAATAGACATCGGCAACGCCAAACGTTTCAACATAACATACGTTGATAGGGATGGTCAGAAGAAGTATCCTCCGATAATCCATACGGCCCTGATAGGGACTGTGGAGCGTTACCTCTTCACAGTCTTAGACTGCGCGGCTAAGGCTGAGAGAATGGGCGGGAAACCGCAGCTCCCCTTATGGCTCTCACCTATTCAAGTCAGAATAGTGCCTGTGACAATGAATCAGCTCGAATACGCCAAAGAATTATCAGCCCGACTGGCTGGGAATGGTGTAAGGGTCGACGTCGACGATAGGGATGAGACCCTCCAGAAAAGGATCCGTGAAGCTGAGGTGGAGTGGATACCGTACATCGTCGTTCTGGGGGAAAGGGAGGTTGGTGGAGAAACATTTCCCGTAAGGGTTAGGGGCGCAAGCATAAAGAATATGACACTGAAAGATTTGGTTTCAGAGATTAAAAGTAAGATCGAAGGATACCCCACATTACCTTCACCCCTACCTCCGATGTTCAGTCAAAGGCCCACATATCACAGGACCTAG
- a CDS encoding CDP-alcohol phosphatidyltransferase family protein encodes MLTSLRHKLEYEIGRMSILLHRAGVTPNMLTAAGFLAAAFSGIIFACKTSQALTFILAPSLILLSGFFDLIDGSLARVSGRTTKFGGVLDSILDRLGEIFIISGMTIGGFTNVIWGLGGASSSLRVGHARARVEAEGLRLEGVGVAERPERILILSLSTFLGYIEYGVIAVFILATVTVAQRIIYAHKHLD; translated from the coding sequence TTGTTAACATCTCTCAGACATAAGCTGGAGTATGAAATTGGGCGGATGTCTATCCTCCTCCACCGTGCAGGCGTCACCCCCAACATGTTGACCGCCGCCGGGTTTCTGGCAGCAGCCTTCTCAGGCATAATATTCGCATGTAAAACCTCCCAAGCCTTGACATTCATTCTTGCACCATCCCTAATACTTCTTTCAGGATTCTTCGACTTGATCGACGGTTCCCTGGCGAGGGTGAGTGGGCGAACCACCAAGTTTGGGGGCGTATTGGACTCCATACTTGACAGGTTAGGGGAGATATTCATAATTTCTGGAATGACAATAGGAGGCTTCACGAATGTTATCTGGGGGTTAGGTGGAGCATCATCATCCCTGAGGGTCGGCCACGCGAGGGCCAGGGTTGAGGCTGAAGGTTTAAGGCTCGAAGGCGTAGGAGTCGCCGAGAGACCTGAAAGAATCCTCATCCTATCCCTATCTACATTCCTAGGATATATTGAATATGGAGTCATAGCTGTATTCATTCTAGCAACCGTAACGGTTGCCCAGAGAATAATCTACGCACATAAGCACCTCGATTAA